A genome region from Pseudomonas sp. S06B 330 includes the following:
- a CDS encoding YeaC family protein has translation MSTFAQMIENITPEIYESLKLAVELGKWADGRKLTTEQKELSLQAVIAWELQNLPEEQRTGYMGPQECSSKSAPVANILFKSDAVH, from the coding sequence ATGTCCACTTTTGCGCAAATGATCGAAAACATCACCCCGGAAATCTACGAAAGCCTGAAACTGGCCGTGGAACTGGGCAAATGGGCGGACGGGCGCAAGCTCACCACCGAGCAGAAAGAATTGTCGCTGCAGGCGGTGATCGCCTGGGAACTGCAGAACCTGCCTGAAGAGCAGCGTACCGGCTACATGGGCCCGCAAGAGTGCAGCTCGAAGTCGGCACCAGTGGCCAACATCCTGTTCAAGTCGGATGCGGTCCATTGA
- a CDS encoding 1-aminocyclopropane-1-carboxylate deaminase/D-cysteine desulfhydrase, with translation MFAFDALPNAPLQRLELSWLRRFGVELAVLRLDLIDPLISGNKWFKLLEHLRVAQHLAAPGVISLGGAHSNHLHALAAAGKRFGFATAGLLRGHFQDTPTVRDLHAFGMHLHWLGYAGYRARHQPDFWQPWQSHYPNWHCIPEGGGGSLGVKGCALIVEQARAQLATLRWPDYDGWWLAAGTGTTLAGLVLAESGAHQVHGALAVPMDHGVPTQVQALAGAYGYRLYEASRGGFAKVDEALLAFIAACEAESGVPLEPLYTGKALMALQQQVEAGAFTPGTRLIFLHSGGLQGRRGFA, from the coding sequence ATGTTCGCCTTTGATGCTCTTCCCAATGCCCCCCTGCAGCGACTGGAGCTGAGCTGGTTACGTCGGTTCGGCGTTGAGTTGGCGGTGCTGCGCCTGGACCTGATTGATCCGCTGATCAGCGGCAATAAGTGGTTCAAACTGCTGGAACACCTGCGTGTGGCCCAACACCTAGCTGCCCCCGGTGTCATCAGCCTGGGGGGCGCTCACTCCAATCATCTGCACGCGCTGGCAGCTGCCGGTAAACGTTTCGGTTTTGCCACGGCAGGCCTGTTGCGCGGGCATTTTCAGGACACCCCCACAGTGCGTGATCTGCACGCCTTTGGCATGCACCTGCATTGGTTGGGCTATGCCGGTTACCGAGCGCGGCATCAGCCGGACTTTTGGCAGCCTTGGCAGAGCCACTACCCGAACTGGCACTGCATACCTGAAGGTGGTGGCGGTTCGTTGGGGGTCAAAGGCTGCGCCCTGATTGTTGAGCAGGCTCGCGCACAGTTGGCAACATTGCGGTGGCCGGACTATGACGGCTGGTGGCTGGCGGCGGGAACAGGCACCACCTTGGCCGGGTTGGTGCTGGCTGAGAGCGGTGCCCATCAAGTGCATGGCGCCTTGGCCGTGCCAATGGACCATGGCGTCCCTACACAGGTTCAAGCCTTGGCCGGGGCCTATGGATACCGGCTGTACGAAGCCAGTCGCGGCGGTTTTGCCAAGGTCGATGAGGCCTTGTTGGCGTTTATCGCCGCTTGCGAGGCCGAGTCCGGTGTACCGCTGGAGCCGCTTTACACCGGCAAGGCACTGATGGCCTTGCAACAACAGGTGGAGGCGGGTGCCTTTACCCCCGGCACCCGGCTGATTTTCCTGCACAGCGGCGGCCTGCAGGGCCGCCGCGGCTTTGCCTAG
- a CDS encoding DUF1853 family protein, with amino-acid sequence MNPFPGLIDLPRQLRQPHVRDLAWVILAPPMLHDTPWPQRHPLAGSDWVAHPERLHHWLYALDHDSGALDHWLAQTTTRRLGLYYERLWQFALQQAPGVELLAANLPIRTGGHTLGELDILLRDEQGVHHLELAIKLYLGPPGGDGKDPAHWLGPGCHDRLDRKLAHLSAHQLPISARAESREALAALGIKQFSAQLWLGGYLFYPWPGHADSPAGAHPQHLRGQWLHQRDWPAYVEHSHDGSWQPLPRQAWLAPARCEPEACWSAARLESWFHALDPLAPAQLLVRMVEVQGGDWQEAQRVFLVSDQWPNLPD; translated from the coding sequence ATGAACCCTTTCCCCGGCCTGATCGACCTGCCCCGCCAGTTGCGCCAGCCCCACGTGCGCGACCTGGCCTGGGTTATCCTCGCGCCCCCGATGCTGCACGACACGCCCTGGCCCCAACGACATCCGCTGGCGGGCAGTGACTGGGTTGCCCACCCTGAACGCCTGCACCACTGGTTATACGCCCTGGACCACGACAGCGGCGCGCTGGATCACTGGCTAGCGCAAACCACCACGCGGCGATTAGGTCTGTACTACGAACGTCTCTGGCAATTTGCCTTGCAGCAAGCGCCAGGGGTCGAGCTGTTGGCTGCCAATTTGCCAATCCGCACCGGTGGCCACACCTTGGGCGAGCTGGATATTCTCCTGCGCGATGAGCAAGGCGTGCACCATTTGGAACTGGCGATCAAACTCTATCTGGGGCCGCCAGGCGGCGATGGCAAGGACCCGGCGCACTGGCTGGGCCCAGGTTGTCATGACCGTCTGGACCGTAAGCTGGCGCATCTGAGCGCACACCAACTGCCAATTTCTGCCCGGGCAGAAAGCCGTGAAGCCTTGGCGGCACTGGGTATCAAGCAGTTCAGCGCGCAGCTCTGGCTTGGCGGCTACCTGTTCTATCCATGGCCCGGCCATGCCGACTCGCCTGCCGGTGCACACCCCCAGCACTTGCGTGGGCAGTGGTTACATCAGCGCGATTGGCCAGCTTATGTCGAGCACAGTCACGATGGTTCCTGGCAACCCTTGCCGCGCCAAGCCTGGCTGGCGCCGGCGCGTTGTGAGCCTGAGGCATGTTGGTCAGCAGCACGCCTGGAAAGCTGGTTTCACGCGCTTGATCCACTGGCACCCGCGCAACTGCTGGTGCGCATGGTGGAAGTGCAAGGTGGCGACTGGCAGGAAGCGCAGCGGGTGTTTCTGGTGTCTGATCAGTGGCCGAACCTGCCAGACTGA
- a CDS encoding DUF2797 domain-containing protein, with protein MIELGRGSISKMSARLDASVVQYAFRLGEQEVPVNPLIGKTLRLEYLGAIHCSHCGRKTKTSFSQGYCYPCMTKLAQCDVCIMAPEKCHYDQGTCREPSWGEQFCMTDHVVYLANSSGIKVGITRATQLPTRWLDQGASQALPIVRVATRQQSGLVEDLFRSQVADRTNWRALLKGDAEAVDLLAVRDQLFDSCAEGLTALQARFGLQAVQPLSDGEVLEIRYPVEAYPSKIVSFNLDKNPVAEGTLLGIKGQYLIFDTGVINIRKYTAYQLAVHQ; from the coding sequence TTGATCGAACTTGGCCGCGGCTCCATCAGTAAAATGTCGGCGCGTCTTGACGCGTCGGTGGTGCAGTACGCTTTTCGTCTGGGCGAGCAGGAAGTGCCGGTCAATCCGTTGATCGGCAAGACCCTGCGCCTGGAATACCTTGGTGCCATCCATTGCAGTCACTGCGGTCGCAAGACCAAGACCAGCTTCAGCCAGGGCTATTGCTACCCGTGCATGACCAAGCTGGCCCAATGCGATGTCTGCATCATGGCCCCGGAAAAATGCCACTACGATCAAGGCACCTGCCGCGAACCCTCCTGGGGCGAGCAGTTCTGCATGACCGATCATGTGGTGTACCTGGCCAACTCCTCGGGTATCAAGGTTGGTATCACCCGTGCCACTCAGCTGCCCACTCGCTGGCTTGACCAAGGCGCCAGTCAGGCATTGCCAATCGTGCGGGTCGCTACCCGGCAGCAATCGGGCTTGGTCGAAGACCTGTTCCGCAGTCAGGTCGCTGATCGCACCAATTGGCGGGCACTGCTCAAGGGCGATGCCGAAGCGGTTGACCTGCTGGCGGTGCGTGATCAGTTGTTCGACAGTTGCGCCGAGGGGCTGACCGCCTTGCAGGCTCGCTTTGGCCTACAGGCCGTGCAGCCATTGAGCGACGGCGAAGTGCTGGAAATCCGCTATCCAGTCGAGGCCTACCCGAGCAAGATCGTCAGTTTCAACCTGGACAAGAACCCGGTGGCTGAAGGCACACTGCTGGGGATCAAGGGTCAGTACCTGATTTTCGATACCGGTGTGATCAATATTCGCAAGTACACGGCGTACCAGCTCGCCGTGCATCAGTAA
- a CDS encoding NADPH-dependent 2,4-dienoyl-CoA reductase, whose product MMAAAHYPHLLAPLDLGFTTLRNRTLMGSMHTGLEEKPGGFERMAAYFAERARGGVGLMVTGGIGPNVEGGVYSGAAKLSTPEEADKHRIVTKAVHEAGGKICMQILHAGRYAYSPKSVAPSAIQAPINPFKPRELDEEGIEKQIQDFVNCSLLAQSAEYDGVEIMGSEGYFINQFLAAHTNHRTDRWGGSYENRMRLAVEIVSRVREAVGPNFIIIFRLSMLDLIEGGSDWEEIVQLAQAIEKAGATLINTGIGWHEARIPTIATKVPRAAFSKVTAKLRGAVRIPLITTNRINTPEVAEQILADGDADMVSMARPFLADPEFVNKAAAGRGDEINTCIGCNQACLDHTFGGKLTSCLVNPRACHETELNYLPVTQVKQIAVVGAGPAGLSAATVAAERGHQVTLFDAASEIGGQFNVAKRVPGKEEFFETLRYFKRKLQTTGVELCLNTRVDVEQLAKGGYDEIILATGIAPRLPAIPGIEHSKVLSYLDVLLERKPVGQKVAVIGAGGIGFDVSEYLVHQGVATSQDREAFWKEWGIDTALDARGGVAGIKAEPHAPARQVFLLQRKKTKVGDGLGKTTGWIHRTGLKNKQVQMLNSVEYLNIDDAGLHIRIAEGEPQVLPVDNVVICAGQDPLRELYDGLQAAGQSVHLIGGADVAAELDAKRAINQGSRLAAEL is encoded by the coding sequence ATTATGGCCGCCGCTCACTACCCGCACCTGCTCGCCCCGCTGGATCTGGGCTTCACCACCTTGCGCAACCGTACCCTGATGGGATCGATGCACACTGGCCTGGAAGAGAAGCCCGGTGGCTTCGAGCGCATGGCCGCCTATTTTGCTGAGCGTGCCCGTGGCGGCGTAGGCCTGATGGTCACCGGCGGTATTGGCCCGAATGTCGAGGGTGGGGTGTATTCCGGTGCGGCCAAGTTGAGCACGCCGGAAGAAGCTGATAAGCACCGCATCGTTACCAAGGCCGTGCACGAAGCCGGTGGCAAAATCTGCATGCAGATCCTCCATGCTGGTCGTTATGCCTACAGCCCCAAGTCGGTGGCGCCAAGCGCCATCCAGGCACCGATCAACCCGTTCAAGCCGCGTGAGCTGGACGAAGAGGGCATCGAAAAGCAGATCCAGGATTTCGTCAATTGCTCGTTGCTGGCACAAAGCGCCGAGTACGACGGTGTCGAAATCATGGGTTCGGAAGGTTACTTCATCAACCAGTTCCTCGCCGCCCACACCAACCACCGTACTGACCGCTGGGGTGGCAGTTACGAGAACCGTATGCGCCTGGCAGTGGAAATCGTCAGCCGTGTGCGTGAAGCGGTCGGCCCGAATTTCATCATCATCTTTCGTCTGTCGATGCTCGACCTGATTGAAGGCGGCAGCGACTGGGAAGAGATTGTGCAACTGGCGCAAGCGATCGAGAAGGCTGGCGCGACCCTTATCAACACCGGTATCGGTTGGCACGAAGCGCGAATTCCGACCATTGCCACCAAGGTGCCACGCGCGGCCTTCAGCAAGGTCACCGCCAAGTTGCGCGGCGCGGTGCGGATTCCGCTGATCACCACCAACCGTATCAACACCCCGGAAGTGGCCGAGCAGATCCTTGCCGACGGCGATGCTGATATGGTCTCCATGGCTCGGCCGTTTCTGGCGGACCCTGAGTTCGTCAACAAAGCCGCCGCCGGGCGTGGCGATGAGATCAACACCTGCATCGGCTGCAACCAGGCCTGTCTGGATCACACCTTCGGCGGCAAACTGACCAGTTGCCTGGTCAATCCGCGGGCCTGCCACGAAACCGAGCTTAATTACCTGCCGGTCACCCAGGTCAAGCAGATTGCTGTGGTCGGTGCCGGCCCTGCCGGGCTTTCTGCGGCCACGGTCGCAGCCGAGCGTGGCCACCAGGTGACCCTGTTCGATGCGGCCAGCGAAATTGGTGGCCAGTTCAACGTGGCCAAGCGCGTGCCAGGCAAAGAGGAGTTCTTTGAGACCCTGCGCTACTTCAAGCGCAAGCTGCAGACCACAGGTGTCGAGCTGTGCCTCAATACTCGCGTCGATGTCGAGCAACTGGCCAAGGGCGGGTATGACGAGATCATCCTCGCCACCGGCATTGCGCCACGTCTGCCAGCAATTCCCGGTATTGAGCACAGTAAGGTGCTGAGCTATCTGGACGTGCTGCTCGAACGTAAGCCCGTGGGCCAGAAAGTAGCGGTGATCGGCGCTGGCGGTATTGGTTTTGACGTCTCCGAATACCTGGTACACCAAGGCGTGGCCACCAGCCAGGACCGCGAAGCATTCTGGAAGGAATGGGGTATCGATACCGCGTTGGATGCACGCGGCGGGGTGGCCGGGATCAAGGCCGAGCCGCATGCGCCGGCGCGTCAGGTGTTTCTGCTGCAACGCAAGAAAACCAAAGTCGGCGACGGCCTGGGCAAGACTACAGGCTGGATTCACCGCACCGGGCTGAAGAACAAGCAGGTGCAGATGCTCAACAGCGTCGAGTACCTGAACATCGACGATGCAGGCCTGCATATCCGTATTGCCGAGGGTGAGCCGCAGGTGTTGCCGGTGGATAACGTGGTGATCTGCGCCGGTCAAGACCCGTTGCGTGAGCTGTACGATGGCTTGCAGGCGGCAGGGCAGTCGGTGCATCTGATCGGCGGCGCCGATGTAGCTGCCGAGCTGGACGCCAAGCGGGCGATCAACCAAGGGTCGCGTCTGGCTGCTGAGCTCTGA
- a CDS encoding NAD(+) kinase: MEQFRNIGIIGRLGSSQVLDTIRRLKKFLLQRHLHVILEETIAEVLPGHGLQTSSRKLLGEVCDLVIVVGGDGSLLGAARALAKHNTPVLGINRGSLGFLTDIRPDELEVKVAEVLDGHYLVENRFLLQAEVRRHAEAIGQGDALNDVVLHPGKSTRMIEFEIYIDGQFVCSQKADGLIVATPTGSTAYALSAGGPIMHPKLDAIVIVPMYPHTLSGRPIVVDGNSELKIVVSKDLQIYPQISCDGQNHFTCAPGDTITVNKKPQKLRLIHPLDHNYYEVCRTKLGWGSRLGGGGE; encoded by the coding sequence ATGGAGCAATTTCGCAATATCGGTATCATCGGTCGCCTTGGCAGTTCGCAGGTGCTCGATACTATTCGCCGACTGAAAAAATTCCTGCTGCAACGGCATCTGCACGTCATCCTCGAGGAGACGATTGCCGAAGTCCTGCCTGGCCACGGTCTGCAGACCTCGTCGCGCAAGCTGTTGGGTGAAGTCTGCGACCTGGTCATCGTGGTTGGCGGTGATGGCAGCCTGCTCGGCGCCGCCCGCGCCTTGGCCAAGCACAACACCCCGGTGTTGGGTATCAACCGTGGCAGCCTGGGCTTTCTGACCGACATCCGTCCTGATGAGTTGGAGGTCAAAGTCGCCGAAGTGCTCGATGGCCATTACCTGGTGGAAAACCGCTTTCTGCTCCAGGCCGAAGTGCGCCGCCACGCCGAAGCCATTGGCCAGGGCGATGCGCTCAATGACGTGGTCCTGCATCCAGGCAAATCGACGCGGATGATCGAGTTTGAGATCTACATCGATGGCCAGTTTGTCTGCAGCCAGAAGGCCGACGGCCTGATCGTCGCCACCCCGACCGGTTCGACGGCCTATGCGCTGTCGGCGGGCGGGCCGATCATGCACCCTAAACTCGACGCTATTGTCATTGTGCCGATGTATCCGCACACGCTGTCCGGGCGGCCGATCGTGGTCGATGGCAACAGTGAACTGAAGATCGTGGTGTCCAAGGACCTGCAGATCTACCCGCAGATTTCCTGTGATGGCCAGAACCACTTTACCTGCGCCCCTGGCGATACCATTACGGTGAACAAGAAGCCGCAGAAACTGCGCCTGATTCACCCACTGGATCACAATTACTACGAGGTCTGCCGGACCAAACTCGGTTGGGGCAGCCGCCTGGGTGGTGGAGGCGAGTGA
- a CDS encoding cytochrome b: protein MTLKTPTARYSGLSITLHWLMLVLLAAVYALIELRGLFPKDSVERNLMKDLHFMLGLTVFVLVWLRLALRVSRPTPPIIPAPPAWQTGLAHLMHLALYLLMIGLPLAGWMILSAANKPIPFYGVELPALIAPDMDLAKFIKGWHERIGSWGYWLIGLHALAGLYHHYVQRDNTLVRMLPYKG, encoded by the coding sequence ATGACCCTGAAGACACCTACGGCCCGCTATAGCGGCCTGTCGATCACCTTGCACTGGTTAATGCTGGTGCTGTTGGCGGCCGTATATGCCCTGATCGAACTGCGTGGCCTGTTTCCCAAAGACAGCGTCGAACGCAACTTGATGAAAGACTTGCACTTCATGCTCGGCCTGACCGTGTTCGTACTGGTCTGGTTGCGCCTGGCCCTGCGTGTGAGCCGTCCGACACCACCGATCATCCCGGCTCCGCCCGCCTGGCAGACCGGCCTTGCTCACTTGATGCATCTGGCCCTGTACTTGTTGATGATCGGTCTGCCGCTGGCCGGCTGGATGATTCTCAGCGCGGCGAACAAACCTATCCCGTTCTATGGCGTTGAGCTGCCGGCCCTGATCGCACCGGATATGGACCTGGCCAAGTTCATCAAGGGCTGGCACGAGCGCATTGGCAGCTGGGGTTACTGGCTGATCGGCCTGCACGCCCTGGCTGGGCTGTACCATCACTATGTGCAGCGCGATAACACCCTTGTGCGCATGCTGCCGTATAAAGGCTAG
- a CDS encoding arsenic transporter: MLMASLIFLLTITLVIWQPRGLGVGWSASGGALLALLSGVVHWGDIPVVWQIIWNATGTFIALIIISLLLDAAGFFAWAALHVARWGRGSGRRLFCYIILLGALVSALFANDGAALILTPIVVAMLLALRFSPAATLAFVMAAGFIADTASLPLVVSNLVNIVSADFFGIGFNRYAAVMVPVNLVAVVATLAMLLWYFRRDIPADYDPLQLDRPRSVVQDPATFVAGWLVLVILLIGCFALEPLGIPISAIAALCALVLLLVAARGHKISTRKVLKEAPWHIVVFSLGMYLVVYGLRNAGLTDYLAGWLENFAQGGVWGAAMGTGLLAALLSSIMNNLPTVLIGALSIDASTASGVVKEAMIYANVIGSDLGPKITPIGSLATLLWLHVLERKGVKIGWGYYFKVGIVLTVPVLLLTLAALALRLSLG; encoded by the coding sequence ATGCTGATGGCGTCGCTGATTTTCCTGCTGACCATTACCCTGGTGATCTGGCAGCCCCGAGGGTTAGGGGTGGGGTGGAGTGCGAGCGGTGGCGCGTTGTTGGCACTGCTCAGTGGCGTGGTGCACTGGGGTGATATTCCGGTGGTCTGGCAAATCATCTGGAACGCTACCGGTACCTTTATCGCCTTGATCATCATTAGCCTGCTGCTCGATGCTGCTGGTTTCTTCGCCTGGGCGGCCTTGCATGTGGCGCGCTGGGGGCGTGGCAGTGGGCGACGGTTGTTCTGTTACATCATCCTGCTGGGGGCGCTGGTCTCAGCGCTGTTCGCCAATGACGGTGCGGCGCTGATCCTGACGCCGATTGTGGTGGCCATGCTTCTGGCCTTGCGTTTCAGTCCGGCGGCGACCCTGGCGTTTGTCATGGCTGCAGGTTTTATCGCCGACACCGCCAGCTTGCCGCTGGTAGTGTCGAACCTGGTCAACATTGTCTCGGCGGACTTCTTTGGTATCGGCTTCAACCGCTATGCCGCCGTGATGGTGCCGGTGAACCTGGTCGCGGTGGTGGCAACCCTGGCGATGCTGCTGTGGTATTTCCGTCGTGATATCCCGGCTGACTACGACCCCTTACAGCTGGACCGACCGCGCAGCGTAGTGCAGGACCCGGCGACCTTCGTTGCCGGATGGCTGGTCTTGGTGATCTTGTTGATCGGCTGCTTTGCGCTGGAGCCGCTGGGTATTCCCATCAGTGCCATCGCGGCGCTGTGCGCGTTGGTGTTGCTGCTGGTGGCGGCGCGTGGGCACAAGATATCCACGCGCAAGGTGCTCAAAGAGGCGCCCTGGCATATTGTGGTGTTCTCGCTGGGGATGTACCTGGTGGTCTATGGCCTGCGCAACGCCGGATTGACGGACTACCTGGCCGGCTGGCTGGAAAACTTTGCCCAGGGTGGGGTGTGGGGCGCCGCCATGGGGACGGGGCTGCTGGCCGCGTTGCTGTCGTCGATCATGAACAACCTGCCGACGGTGCTGATTGGCGCGCTGTCGATTGACGCAAGCACGGCCAGTGGCGTGGTCAAGGAGGCGATGATCTACGCCAACGTGATTGGCAGCGACCTGGGGCCAAAAATCACTCCGATCGGTAGCCTGGCCACGCTGTTGTGGTTGCATGTACTGGAGCGCAAGGGGGTGAAGATTGGCTGGGGCTATTACTTTAAGGTCGGGATTGTGCTGACGGTGCCGGTGTTGCTGTTGACCTTGGCGGCGTTGGCGTTGCGTCTGAGTCTGGGTTAA
- a CDS encoding rhomboid family intramembrane serine protease: protein MSAVVVLRMPLNTDLSGFVGLLRRLQVPHRVSEEGGDQVLWVAENLAEDVRELYQRFPEGDADFQLPADAALTPASRPGFAEQLQASKATAVVLLLCLIVAGLTGLGDNFATLSWLTFLDFRVQGEYLYFTPLAASLADGQWWRLFTPMLVHFGILHLAMNALWYWELGRRIELRQGPWSLLSLTLLFSLVSNAAQYLFGGPSLFGGLSGVLYGLLGHVWLYQWLAPNPVYRMPRGVLVMMLVWLLLCLSGLVSLLGFGQIANAAHVGGLLVGCLSGLLGGALARRKLTA from the coding sequence ATGAGTGCAGTGGTGGTGTTGCGTATGCCCTTGAACACCGACCTGAGTGGCTTTGTCGGCTTATTGCGACGCCTGCAGGTGCCGCATCGGGTCAGCGAAGAGGGCGGTGATCAGGTGTTGTGGGTAGCGGAAAACCTCGCCGAGGATGTCCGCGAGTTGTACCAGCGCTTTCCCGAAGGCGATGCCGACTTCCAGCTGCCCGCCGATGCCGCCCTGACGCCGGCGTCACGGCCGGGTTTCGCCGAACAGTTACAGGCCAGCAAGGCCACTGCGGTGGTGTTGTTGCTGTGCCTGATCGTCGCCGGGCTGACCGGTCTCGGTGACAACTTTGCCACCCTGAGCTGGCTGACCTTTCTCGATTTTCGCGTACAGGGCGAATACCTGTACTTCACCCCGCTGGCGGCGAGCCTGGCAGACGGCCAATGGTGGCGTCTGTTCACGCCGATGCTGGTGCATTTCGGCATCCTTCACCTGGCCATGAACGCGCTGTGGTATTGGGAGCTGGGTCGACGTATCGAACTGCGTCAAGGGCCCTGGTCGCTGCTCAGCCTGACCTTGTTGTTCAGCTTGGTCTCCAACGCCGCGCAGTACCTGTTTGGCGGGCCGAGCCTGTTTGGCGGCTTGTCGGGGGTGCTCTATGGCCTGCTTGGGCACGTCTGGCTGTACCAGTGGCTGGCGCCCAATCCGGTCTACCGCATGCCGCGGGGGGTACTGGTGATGATGCTGGTCTGGCTGCTGCTGTGCCTGTCCGGATTGGTCAGCTTGCTGGGCTTCGGCCAAATTGCCAACGCCGCTCACGTGGGCGGGCTTTTGGTCGGTTGCCTCAGCGGGCTCTTGGGCGGGGCGCTGGCCCGGCGTAAACTGACGGCTTGA
- a CDS encoding metallophosphoesterase, translating to MMLDPARSYDLIGDVHGCAHTLERLLDALGYKRQGGVWRHAQRQALFLGDIIDRGPRIREALHIVHDMVDAGQAYCIMGNHEYNALGWNTPALPGSGKQFVREHNPRHGRLIYETLTQFEQHPGDWHDFLEWFYELPLFIDAGRFRVVHACWDRRLIEPLRQQHPDGRIDEHFIQASAVPESFAATVCNRLLRGTDMRLPDGLTLTGGDGLTRAFFRTKFWEEDPQTYGDIVFQPDALPEKVASTPLSHTQKNALLRYGEDEPMLFVGHYWRSGKPAPIRSNLACLDYSAVLYGKLVAYRLDDETQIDPRKFVWVDVDRPEANQ from the coding sequence GTGATGCTCGATCCAGCCCGTAGTTACGACCTGATTGGTGACGTGCACGGCTGTGCGCACACCCTCGAACGCCTGCTCGATGCCCTCGGCTACAAGCGCCAGGGCGGTGTCTGGCGCCACGCCCAGCGCCAGGCGCTGTTCCTCGGCGATATCATCGACCGCGGCCCGCGGATTCGCGAGGCGCTGCACATCGTCCATGACATGGTCGATGCAGGTCAGGCCTACTGCATCATGGGCAATCATGAGTACAACGCGCTGGGTTGGAATACCCCGGCTTTGCCCGGCAGTGGCAAGCAGTTCGTGCGCGAACACAACCCGCGCCACGGTCGGCTGATCTACGAAACCCTGACCCAATTCGAGCAGCATCCAGGCGACTGGCATGATTTTCTCGAGTGGTTTTACGAGTTGCCGTTGTTTATCGATGCTGGGCGATTCCGTGTCGTGCATGCCTGCTGGGACCGGCGGCTGATCGAACCGTTGCGCCAGCAACACCCAGATGGCCGTATCGATGAGCATTTCATCCAGGCCTCTGCGGTGCCTGAGAGCTTTGCCGCGACAGTCTGCAACCGTCTGCTGCGCGGTACCGACATGCGCCTGCCGGACGGTCTGACCCTGACCGGTGGCGACGGCCTGACGCGGGCCTTTTTCCGCACCAAGTTCTGGGAAGAAGATCCGCAAACCTACGGCGATATCGTCTTCCAGCCGGATGCCCTGCCGGAGAAAGTCGCCAGTACGCCACTGAGCCACACCCAGAAAAATGCCTTGCTGCGCTATGGAGAGGACGAGCCCATGCTGTTTGTCGGCCATTACTGGCGCAGCGGCAAACCGGCACCGATCCGTTCCAACCTGGCCTGCCTGGATTACAGTGCGGTGTTGTACGGCAAACTGGTTGCTTACCGACTTGATGATGAAACTCAGATCGACCCACGCAAGTTTGTTTGGGTCGACGTGGACCGGCCGGAGGCCAACCAATGA